The following proteins come from a genomic window of Paucimonas lemoignei:
- the hupN gene encoding DNA-binding protein HU form N, with translation MALTKDQLIADIAEAIDAPKTTARNALEQLGQIVADQLENGVEITLPGIGKLKVAERPARTGRNPSTGAAIEIAAKKVIKFVPAKVLSDSINK, from the coding sequence ATGGCTCTGACTAAAGACCAATTGATCGCCGATATCGCAGAAGCTATCGACGCGCCAAAAACCACCGCGCGTAATGCTCTTGAGCAATTGGGCCAAATTGTTGCCGACCAACTGGAAAACGGCGTTGAAATCACTCTGCCGGGCATCGGCAAACTGAAAGTCGCCGAGCGTCCAGCTCGCACTGGCCGCAACCCTTCGACTGGCGCTGCCATCGAAATCGCTGCCAAGAAAGTTATCAAGTTCGTACCAGCTAAAGTGCTGAGCGACTCGATCAACAAGTAA
- the yejK gene encoding nucleoid-associated protein: MPIRHCIVHLIDKKPDGTPAVLHARDSELAESQAIENMLADLNESYNAKQGKAWGFFHAESGAHPFSGWLKEYMDGGKDFTAFSRIAVEHLQKLMEESNLSVGGHVLFAHYQQGMTDYLAIALLHHSEGVAVSETLDVTPSRHLDLGQLHLAARINVSEWQNNKTSKQYISFIKGKNGKKVSEYFRDFIGCQEGVDGPGETRTLLKAFSDFVESEDLPEDSAREKTKTLVDYASSQSKMGEPMGLEELSGLIDEERPRAFYDHIRNKDYGLSPEIPADKRTLNQFRRFTGRAEGLSISFEAHLLGDKIEYDEAAGTLIIKGLPTQLTDQLKRR, translated from the coding sequence ATGCCGATCCGTCATTGCATCGTCCACCTGATCGACAAGAAACCCGACGGTACGCCAGCTGTCCTGCACGCACGCGACTCTGAACTCGCCGAATCCCAAGCCATCGAGAACATGCTGGCGGACCTCAACGAGAGCTATAACGCCAAACAGGGCAAAGCCTGGGGCTTCTTCCATGCCGAGTCCGGCGCGCACCCTTTCAGCGGCTGGCTGAAGGAATACATGGACGGCGGCAAGGACTTCACCGCGTTCAGCCGCATCGCGGTGGAGCACCTGCAGAAGCTGATGGAAGAGTCCAACCTGTCGGTCGGCGGCCATGTGCTGTTTGCCCACTATCAGCAAGGCATGACCGACTACCTGGCCATCGCCCTGCTGCACCACAGTGAAGGTGTCGCGGTCAGCGAAACCCTGGACGTGACCCCGTCGCGCCATCTGGATCTGGGTCAGTTGCACCTGGCAGCGCGGATCAACGTCTCGGAGTGGCAGAACAACAAGACGTCCAAACAGTACATCTCGTTCATCAAAGGCAAGAACGGCAAAAAGGTGTCCGAGTACTTCCGTGACTTTATCGGCTGCCAGGAAGGCGTCGACGGCCCCGGTGAAACCCGCACCCTGCTCAAGGCGTTCAGTGACTTCGTCGAAAGCGAAGACTTGCCGGAAGATTCCGCCCGCGAGAAGACCAAGACCCTGGTGGACTACGCCAGCAGCCAGAGCAAAATGGGCGAGCCCATGGGCCTGGAAGAATTGTCCGGGCTGATCGACGAAGAACGCCCACGCGCGTTCTACGATCACATCCGCAACAAGGATTACGGCCTCTCGCCGGAAATCCCGGCGGATAAGCGCACCCTCAATCAATTCCGCCGCTTCACCGGCCGCGCAGAAGGCCTGTCGATCAGCTTCGAGGCGCACCTGCTGGGCGACAAGATCGAGTACGACGAGGCCGCTGGCACGTTGATCATCAAAGGTCTGCCTACGCAGCTCACCGATCAGCTCAAGCGTCGCTGA
- the rlmF gene encoding SAM-dependent methyltransferase, with protein sequence MTIPNTPKPPRKKPKPALAAKPVEPKEKATLHPRNRHQGHYDFPKLIKSSPELGQFLITNPYGKESIDFANPSAVRVFNRALLKSFYGVAHWDIPADYLCPPIPGRADYLHFLADLLAEGNEGVIPRGASIKALDIGTGANCVYPLIGHSDYGWQFLGSEIDPTAIAAATAIVKSNKLNKAIILRQQSNRKQILLDLLNSDERFDVSLCNPPFHSSLEEAQRGSQRKWRALGKADPKRKLPVLNFGGQSQELWCEGGEIGFVTQLIKESTQLGRQVLWFSTLVSKASNLPLIQSTLKKVGVVESRIVQMGQGQKQSRFVAWTFHDKAKQEAWRQERWV encoded by the coding sequence ATGACCATCCCCAACACCCCAAAACCACCCCGCAAGAAGCCCAAACCCGCGCTGGCAGCCAAACCTGTCGAGCCAAAGGAAAAGGCCACCTTGCACCCGCGCAATCGCCACCAAGGCCATTACGACTTTCCCAAGCTGATCAAGAGCAGCCCGGAGCTGGGGCAATTTCTGATCACCAATCCGTACGGCAAGGAAAGCATCGACTTCGCCAACCCTTCCGCTGTCCGGGTGTTCAACCGGGCGTTGCTCAAGTCTTTTTATGGCGTGGCCCACTGGGATATCCCGGCGGATTACCTGTGCCCACCGATTCCGGGCCGTGCCGATTACCTGCATTTTCTCGCCGACCTGCTGGCTGAAGGCAATGAAGGTGTGATCCCCCGTGGCGCCTCGATCAAGGCCCTGGACATCGGCACCGGCGCCAACTGTGTTTATCCGCTGATTGGCCATAGCGACTATGGCTGGCAGTTCCTGGGTTCGGAAATCGACCCTACAGCCATCGCCGCGGCGACTGCGATCGTCAAGTCCAACAAGCTGAACAAAGCCATCATTCTGCGTCAGCAAAGCAACCGTAAGCAGATCCTGCTGGACCTGCTTAACAGCGATGAACGCTTCGATGTGAGCCTGTGCAATCCGCCCTTCCACTCGTCCCTGGAAGAAGCCCAACGGGGCAGCCAGCGTAAATGGCGCGCGCTGGGCAAGGCTGATCCCAAGCGCAAGCTGCCGGTGCTGAACTTTGGCGGGCAATCTCAGGAACTGTGGTGTGAAGGTGGCGAAATTGGCTTCGTGACGCAACTGATCAAGGAAAGCACGCAGCTAGGCAGGCAAGTGCTGTGGTTCAGCACGCTGGTGTCCAAGGCGTCGAACCTGCCCTTGATTCAAAGCACCCTGAAGAAAGTCGGTGTAGTTGAAAGCCGCATCGTCCAAATGGGCCAGGGTCAGAAGCAAAGTCGCTTTGTGGCCTGGACCTTCCATGACAAGGCCAAACAAGAGGCTTGGCGGCAGGAACGGTGGGTGTAG
- a CDS encoding putative halovibrin: protein MHPLQTLSMLIALWPCSLWAVDVQTGLDPVETVRRINASYNAVVHECKEADTGALRGHYYCSGVTLRMVNDGNFEPWDYSPYAVKTGATSFSWIRRDLSINTLIHPAGFIIRTPTDAVALGLPVKDEGWTCIYPFDAGTGPQRGWYGCGKYNDTTMAIPPPPSTDNKNAKWAFGTCAQQQIETVEQWKKAYPGGTRQPIQTSQCSWNAESPAQWETMIRVHESRATTPATDSFSRKDLFDEFMLANATDTADGDPNMKYIDAFVYQANTTYNYPTFGDTAPPRKEDGRTSARNFQRKLHAQGYAVPVLNLDFKRPPEQRFQYIPADQVISLNGIPPQVYIASATWAQRLDPGTGQMEWTLNVVPTALGKSQQASQREAIYQELLQLRGGDSQWRDGEKAQGSMKQQLNCIITHYPQRVDWNLEPFRPVVSDAQAKAAGCNPALK, encoded by the coding sequence ATGCATCCTCTTCAAACCCTGTCTATGTTGATAGCACTCTGGCCCTGTTCGTTATGGGCCGTGGATGTGCAAACCGGCCTTGATCCGGTCGAAACGGTCAGAAGGATCAATGCCAGCTACAACGCCGTTGTCCACGAATGTAAAGAAGCCGATACCGGCGCTTTACGCGGCCATTATTACTGCAGCGGCGTGACGTTGCGGATGGTCAATGACGGCAACTTCGAACCCTGGGATTACAGCCCCTATGCAGTGAAGACCGGCGCCACCTCGTTCTCATGGATACGCCGTGATCTGAGCATCAATACCCTGATCCACCCTGCAGGCTTCATTATTCGGACACCTACAGACGCTGTTGCGCTAGGTCTGCCGGTCAAGGATGAAGGCTGGACCTGCATTTACCCCTTCGATGCCGGTACCGGCCCGCAGCGCGGCTGGTACGGCTGTGGCAAATACAACGACACGACAATGGCAATACCGCCACCGCCTTCAACCGACAACAAGAATGCCAAATGGGCCTTTGGCACCTGTGCTCAACAACAGATCGAGACCGTCGAGCAGTGGAAAAAAGCCTACCCCGGTGGCACCAGGCAACCGATCCAGACCAGCCAGTGCTCCTGGAATGCCGAATCTCCCGCGCAATGGGAGACCATGATTCGGGTCCATGAGTCCAGGGCAACGACACCGGCAACCGATTCGTTTTCGCGAAAGGATCTGTTCGATGAATTCATGCTCGCCAACGCAACGGATACCGCCGACGGCGACCCGAACATGAAGTACATTGATGCCTTCGTTTACCAGGCGAACACTACCTACAACTACCCGACCTTTGGCGACACAGCACCGCCCAGGAAAGAAGACGGCCGGACCAGCGCGCGTAACTTCCAGCGCAAACTCCACGCTCAGGGCTATGCGGTTCCTGTCCTGAACCTGGATTTCAAACGGCCGCCCGAACAGCGTTTCCAATACATACCGGCCGATCAGGTCATTTCTCTGAACGGCATTCCGCCTCAGGTCTACATCGCCTCTGCCACCTGGGCACAGCGTCTGGATCCGGGTACGGGGCAGATGGAGTGGACACTCAACGTCGTACCGACCGCACTGGGCAAGAGCCAGCAGGCGTCACAGCGCGAGGCGATCTATCAGGAGTTGCTGCAACTGCGCGGCGGCGACAGTCAATGGCGCGACGGGGAGAAAGCCCAGGGCAGCATGAAACAGCAGTTGAACTGCATCATCACTCATTATCCGCAACGCGTTGACTGGAACCTCGAACCGTTCCGCCCTGTCGTCTCGGATGCGCAAGCCAAGGCTGCGGGTTGCAACCCGGCGCTCAAGTGA
- a CDS encoding glutaredoxin: MLIRTLKKFVLIMLVVVVYQNWGKIEHFFNPADAIPAQAQASAQVVMYATEWCGYCKQTRRFLDSKGIPFKEYDIEKSTEGRKAYEALGGRGIPLIDVNGTIIRGFSEEAILAALK; this comes from the coding sequence ATGTTGATACGCACCCTGAAGAAGTTCGTCCTGATCATGCTGGTGGTCGTGGTTTATCAGAACTGGGGCAAGATCGAGCACTTCTTCAACCCGGCCGACGCGATACCTGCCCAGGCTCAAGCCAGCGCCCAGGTGGTGATGTACGCCACCGAGTGGTGCGGCTACTGCAAACAGACCCGGCGTTTCCTGGACAGCAAAGGCATCCCGTTCAAGGAATACGACATCGAAAAATCAACCGAAGGCCGCAAAGCCTACGAGGCCCTGGGTGGGCGCGGGATTCCGTTGATAGATGTCAATGGCACGATTATTCGGGGCTTTAGTGAAGAGGCGATACTTGCGGCGTTGAAGTGA